CGTTAATATATCGAAAGTGTTCAAGATTCATTTGATCAACAATGGTTTGAGGACTATCGAGCCGTATTTTTTACAAAGCACAGGTAAATGTCCAGCTATTGagataataattttattctgCCATCAGAAAGTGTTTTACAACGTTTATACTTAGCATTTTTAATCTACATTTTCAATCTTTCGAATATAAAAGGGAAATTTTGCGAAAAAAACTTCAATAAAAAGTGGTGATAATAATGAACAATATACAGGGGTCAGCATAAGTCAGGCAACCAATTTGCATTAAGATAAATAAATGCAGcgtcaaaatatatttattaaaaaataatacagAAGGTATTCGAAAAAGGGTTACTGTAAGTGCTCAGATTTTTTTCGACAGCGTTGCCAGACTTATGAGCGTTGCCGGACATATGTCGAAATTTCGAGAGCGTTGCCTGACTTATGCCGAcccctgtatatagatacactGTTACACAATTCTAGGAAAATGAACAAGAAGTTGTGAAAATACACCATCTAGATTCTATTTGATGTATACTGATATAAAAAACAacagtaaaataaaaaaaatatatatcaaaaaGCATCAACTGTTGTTGAAAAAGCCCTTATTGCAAGATTAAGCTTTATGTTTAGTTGCATTTTGTATTTGTGACTAttactcttaatttttttgtggaattgataggtctatataaaatagaaataagcCATAACCCCCTGTATATTATTCCTGATGAGGCATTTATGGGACTCGGAAAATCTCTCTGGGAACTCGATCTAAGTCATGATCATCTAACTGTAGTTCCAACAAGAGCAATGAAATATCTACAGAAACTTAAGGTCTTGGATCTCACTGGTACGTATTGTACCAGTTCTTAGttctttttgaaattatttctctTGAAATTGAGCCATTTCACAGCTTTCTCCGTTTTTTTTCTTCAGGAAACGATATCATTAAGATATTCCCAGAAAACTGGCGTGGTCTAGGAAATACTCTTCAGACTCTCATTCTGGCTGACAATTCCATAACGAACCTCCAGGCAGATCTGTTCTCCGGTCTGAACGAGTTAGACACGTTAGATTTGGCTGGAAACAATTTAAAAGAAATCGATCCTTCGGTATTCAGGGACGGAATGGAAAAATTGTCGAATCTTTATTTGGCTAACAACCAGTTGGGAAATATCCCCTATCAGGCCATATACCCTCTGAAAACACTGAAGGATCTGGACTTGAGCTACAACAAAATAACAACCATGAATCCTTTCATCGAGGTTGGGGTTCAAACCGTCAATTACAACTTCGCTTTGAATTTGGACGAGCTGAGATTGGAGTACAATCAGATAACAGAGCTTCCGCCTGGATCTTTCTTGCTGTTCAACGTCCTGAATAAGACCTATTTGGATGGAAACAATCTTGGACATATAGGGGTAAATAAAATTTTGGTCACATGATGAATCTATACTTAATTGCTTGTGCGACATGCCTTATTAGCGTCACAAGGGTCggttacaatttttttgaggAAACCATCCAGCCATAGTTTTTTAACCATTGTTCCAATTCCAGGACAATGCGTTTCGCCAAGCAAGGATAAAAGAATTATACATCAGAAGATGCAGTATAACAGAATTATCACCCATTGCCTTCGATGGACTAGAAGATTATCTAGAAATACTCGATTTATCTGGGAACAGTTTGGAACAAATACCAATTGATTTATTCGACAGGATGACACAACTCAGGAGCTTATTTCTTGGTGACAATCGATTGAAAAGTTTGAATGCTGCAGATTTATTCAATAGTTTTCTCTTCACTCTGAACCGTTTGGATGTAACTGGAAGAGAAAATCCAGACATTTCCCTGCAAGAAATCCGTAGGTAAGGTATGCACAAGTTGTCCCAAGTTGATGCAACAAAATCATTCAATTGAATTGGGTTTCTAAACGGTTTAAGAACtttcaaggaattcaaataCCTACGCGATTAATACACAGTGGTTCTATTGACATTGTAGTCTAGTAAAAAGACTTTCGTATGACCGGATTCTGAGATATAAAGAGAAGACTATTTAAGGAGTCTGTAACTCTGGAAAGGGACCCTTCTGAAAAGAATCAACAAGAGGGGTTTACTAATTTTATCTCGAGAATCTGTGATGTGATGAAATTAAACATTAATTTTGCAAGTTTGTTATTGAAATTTGtcaattcaaaatgagaaaattgttcGAACAAACACTCAAATGATAGTGAAAAATTGACATGTTGTTTACAGGTTGAAAGGTCTCAGATTGTTGTCACTAACAAAAGTGAGCAAAAATTCGCTAGGACCAGATGATTTCAAAGAGTTTGGGGTCGACCTGCAGGAGCTTGATATAGTTAATGGTGGCTTGCAGACAATACAAAGCCATACATTCAGATATGTGCATGGCTTGAGAAGCATTGACTTTTccgaaaatggtataggaagcATTGAACCCAACGCATTTTACGACGTAAGGAAAATTACATTTGTACCAATAAGAAACAGTCGAAATAATAACAGGGGATAAAAAACTTAGTAAATTCAATAAACCCAAAATAAAGAACAGAGAATTAaaacaaaattacaaaaaatatacagaaaatAAAAGTATCAATGATCATTTGAGACATTTATTTACATTTAAAGACATCCTGATACTTATCAATGGAACCTTTTCCAAAATTATGCAAAGGAAGGGGTTATGAATTCAAGGTCCAGCTAAATTTAGCTTTATGATCAATGTTTATTATTCCTGATAGATTTATTTATTACAGATCGGGCACTCCTTGGTCAGTTTGAAGATCTCCCATGGTCTCTCGTCTAATATGCAGAATATTCCTGTCGAACCCTTCAAACAGCTAACAAACCTAGAGGAACTCGATCTCAGCAATAACAAAATCCGAAATGTACCAGACACTTCTTTCCACTTCTTGAAGAAATTACGGTCTCTGGAGTTACAAGATAACACTATCGAGAATCTGCAAAAAGGTACTTTCCAGGTATGAGTACTGCATGACTGATGAAGTTTAGCCTCTAAGGTTTTCCTTCAACAGGGAGACATACATTCGAATCTGGAAGAAATATCCTTGTCCTTCAACAACATCAGGACAATCAAACAGCATACTTTCGTCGAGCTACCAAGTTTGGAGGAAATTCTCCTCGACGACAACAAGATAGAAACTCTAGAGAGGAGGGCTTTCATGAACCTGGAAACCCTCAAGGTGCTGAACCTTAAGGGCAACAAAATTTCTAAGATATCCTACGAGGCTTTTCAAAACCTGCCAGAATTGGAGGATTTGGATCTGTCCTACAACAAAATGACTGAATTCGATTTCACTATGTTCGATCAAGTAGGCACCCTTGCCATGTTCCATGTTAACATGAGCCATAACGCCTTGAAAGATCTGCATTTTAGTAGCATTGAAGCGGAATATGGTGAGTCTTAGAAAGTAAGTTGATCTTGAGTAGCTTGTCGATTTTGCGTGGTATTGGCTTAAGTTTAAAACGAGCGATGTGCGTGAGAAGACAAAATACTaatttgaaattctttcaaGACATTATAAAAAACTCTATCGGCATTCGTAATCCAATAAATGCATATCTCCTTAAGTTCTCTATTATTGTCTAGGTTCTAGTGGAGTTCACACCAACGTTAAAGTTCTTGACTTATCGTTCAACAATATCTCTACAATATCGAGAGCTTTCTTCAAACCAGCTGAGCTCTCCCTGACGCATCTTTATCTGTGCAGCAACAAGATCTTAAACGCCAGTATGGAGGTATTCGGAAATATGCCTCACCTACAAATGCTAGATATTTCCGACAATATGATCTATGAGTTGGAATTTGATACTTTCAGAAACACCAGAAGATTGCAGGTAATATCTCTTATCCAGAATAATGCATCTCCTAATTCCCTTGGATGAAGTCTTTGATTCTGTAACTTTTTCCAATGTGTTTGCCCTCTGTATTTTAGAATCTCACTTCATGACCTAATATTCGATTGTCTTCCCTAGATCCTTGATGCCTCTAACAATAGAATAGCAGATGTACCAAATGACCTcttcagatttctcaaagaaTTACGCATAGTGAATCTTTCTCGCAACAGATTGAGAGCCTTACCAGATAATCTGTTTAGAGAAGATGCAATTGAGCATGTGGATTTGTCCCACAACATACTGGGAAAATTACCTTTGAACAGCTTCTCAGTTTCAGCTGCTAGAAATTTGTACGAGTTGGATCTCTCGTGGAATAGCATCTCATCATTGTCTCATGGTGGAATGTTGTCGAGATTCCAGGTAAGCTGTGATATTTGGATGCAAaatgattcaaatattgaagaaaaacttAACGGTTGCAGAGTCTCAACTGGCTGGATCTTTCTTATAATCGTCTGGCTCAAATAGATGCAGGTACGTTTAGAGAGCTTCCAAGATTGTCAAATCTGGATCTGGGCAATAATATTCAGTTGACGCTTGAACCAAATGGACTAACATTCCAAGGTTTGGAGGATTCTTTGCTGCAACTAAATTTGGACAACGTGTCTCTATCACAGGTATCTTTGTTGTTGCTGGGCAAATGGATAAGGGTCAACTTTAACTCACTGATTTGTAGGTTCCAGTTCTTCCAACTCCTCACCTTATATCGCTTTCTTTGGCGGACAACTATCTACCAACAGTACCTCCAGAAATGGCCACCAACCTAAGTTCTTTGTGCGAGTTGAATCTGAACAACAACGACCTAACTTCTGTACCTATTGTTACTCATTCTCTACCGGAATTGAGGTACTTGTATATGGCTGATAATCCTATAACTTCCTTGAGCAACACCAGTTTACTAGGAGTAGCTGACAGTCTGAAGGAGTTAGATATACGAAATTTGGACATCCGAGAGTTAGAGGTAAATATTCAAGTCGAAAGACTTGACCATTATATTGACTTATGTTTCCATCGCAGGCAGGTGCATTTTGTAAGCTGAGCTCACTGAGGACTTTGAGTATAAGTTTTTATCGtaacttgaaaaatttcaatattcctaaGCTTCTTATGAACAACTGTGCCTTGGAGGAATTGGAAGTGAATGTAAGTAATGTTTTTCTTCTTATAATTGAGTTATTATCATCGAAATGATTCAATAGGTTGATATGGCTACTGAAcaaaatctggagaaagagatggCAGGTTATTTTCCCACAAATTTGAAGAACATGACGTTATCTGGAGCTGGTCTGAAGAAGCTGGGCACAAATGTATTCAAGGTGAGAATTATTGTCTCCTACCATGATGCATAAATCATTTTAAACATACAAATGTATTTCAGGGTATAAGAAGTCCAGTTTTCCATCTGTGCTTGCAGAATACGAGTATCAAAACTCTTGGTTCAGATTTATTCCAGAATTTCGGAGAGGTAGAGAATATTACGATTGATTTGAGGGAGAATCCCATGATCAAGGGTCTTCAGAATCCATCAACCGGAAGTAAGCCAATGTTGAACAAGAGGATCTTTCTGCTTGATCTTCAGATATCTGGTGGCAATTGGGAATGTAACTGTGAACTGGGGTGCGTATAAAGtcatataaaatatatatatacttgTAAATTTTAATACTAGAAGATTTAAAAGGAGCTAgaaattcaactttattttgCAGATGGATCGAAGTATGGCTGAGAAAAAAACGACAGTACCTCTGCAGTCAACCCAGTCATTCTTCTGGTTCTGACGACGACCACGACTGTAGGTTTGCTAGTGATGATCTGAGGGATGCACAGTGCGGCAATAGAAATAATCAAAGCTTGTTGGAAATATTGAAGACAGATATTGAATGTGGCTGGAGTTCCTCCTCATGTTATAAGTTCTCAGTTATTTTAGTTTCAATTTTACTTTTCGTCAACTGGTTAGCCGTTTAAATCATTTAAGAAGAAATCTACCAATCAATCTTATTGGTACCACAATGTCATCAATCGATCATTTCTTCAAATCCATGCCTAAAATATGGACCCCATGATCAATCGAATAAGGTACTTAAAATGGTGATTGTAAATGTTGTTTATCGCAACTTcagatttttattattatataataaacatattatataCCCAAATATGAGAGTTGCttatttttgtatgaaaagcattatataataaaaattaggGTCACTCAGCTGTTGGGAGTTGAAAGATAAAATTCATCCACTTAAGTAGGTAATTAGGtagtaatttatattttttttatggtagtTATCTCTGGAAGGAGGAAAGGGTCCTTTATTAGGGTAACTTTATTAGACTGCCTAAAAAAACTGCATTATACTCAAGAGCACATATATTTTATGAtcttataatataataatcaaTTATGATAAATATGTTTCTGGAACATTTTTACCATTAGTCTTCGTTTTTATTCGAATATTCCTATCAATGTTATGTACATATTTATACAATAAAATAAGTTATATAATACACATGTAATAATAAAGTACATATCTAATTTTAAAACTACTACTATTATAAGTATGTTTGGTCTAAAGTGACTGGAAGAAATTTATCTTGTGTTCATCCGGTATACTTATGTTAAGTTAATGTGACATTGGATTCGATGAATAAATTCGTTGTGTCAAAATCGACTGAATTTTAATTATTTCGGAAAGTATCGATCATTATTTACTCTAAACACGTTTTGCACCGATTTGAGTACAAGCCCGGCTAGCTCAGTCGGTAGAGCATGAGACTCTTAATCTCAGGGTCGTGGGTTCgagccccacgttgggcgcatACCTTTTTGTTTACGAGGAATGGAATATTACAGATGAGTAATTATTTACCGGGCAGTTAATTATGACTATCATTATCTAGTAATTCCGCATATGGATGAAGTACATGGTCGGCAAACTGACGAATATTCGGAAAAAGATCCAAAATTATTTGGGATATGACAGTTCAGAAGGCAAAAGTTGATCGAAGCTATACATGTACTGCACCCCGTTTGAAAGGATACCGTAACACTTTGTCCTTACAATTACGTTGAGCCAAAAAAACCTGGAGATGACACTATAGTTCGATTAGTAAGGATTCAAACATTAGATTATATAATTTAAGCTGATAGACCAGATGAGTACCTACTTATAGAAGTACCGTCTTCATCAATTCGATTCTTGGCTGTTGTCATTACTCCCCGATATTTCGTTCTGTAACAGGGTCGTAGTCCCTGGGGAATTATTGTTACTACCACTCATACTAGAGCTATCTGGGGGTATCAAACCCTCTTTCATCCTCTTCTTCTGCTTCATCCTCCTGTTCTGAAACCAGATCTTCACTTGGGTTTCGTTCAGTTGGAGCGCCGACGCTATCTCTATTCTTCTAGCCCTGGTCAGGTATTTGTTGAAGTGGAACTCCTTCTCGAGCTCCGTAAGCTGCTTATTGGTGAAATTTGTCCTTCCGGTGTTAAGACAGTTGAGCCCAAGCATGCTGGAGGCGTTGGATCCAAGACAGGAGCTCCTGGAGGCTGGATTGGACGAGTCCATAAGAGAGGACGCTACGGATGACAGAGGAAAATCGGCCATGTTTGTTGATGGGACTTTGGGAACTGTAAAGAAAGAGAAGTCAGTAAATTCGACAGATTTTTTATGCATTTAATTATTCGAAGTGAGCACAAATAAGGTTTGTCCACGATCATTGAATAAAGTGAGTATACTCTATAAATTTCCTTTGGCTTTATGGCATTCATAAATCACTTATGGCTTATATGCCATAATTCACTAGTGACTATTGAGCAATAATTCATTGCTGAATGAACTGATTATTCTAGAAAGTATCTTATTAACAGTCGTGTACTGTTCTAGTCGCATACTGTGTTATCCATGGTAAACGGTTTCCTGAGGAAAATATTCATCCAGTATTCATCAAATTATCATGGGAATCGATTTAGTTCATCAGCACATCGAGCTCGCAGTATTTCGCATggaatgaaaacaataaaacctTATCTCGGATGCAAAGTACCCCATACATGGATTGCTGATTCTTATCTGGCCAACTTGACGTGAACGAACTGACACTTTAGGATCGGCTTCCGTTTGACTTATCTATAAGATGCCTGCTGTCCCGACAAGTTGAAACGATTCTCCTGGATAGATATTTCACTTACCAACAATCCGGCATTCGATTTTTACAAGGCAAAATGATTACTTTTATGTGAgtaactttccatttttgaATCAGATACTGATTCTTCAAATCTTACTCAACAGTAACTGAGGAGGCTTGTTCAAAACTTAATGAACCTACTGAGTATATACcactcaaaaattgaagaatcACTGGATAGTTTGCTTAcatgtaattttgtttttagatGTATAGAGAAAAGAAATCTATCTACAGATATAGAAATTCTGAGGATTTACTTTTTCcagtggcgtttgcgtcctcACCCCAtgtaaaaccgaggtttcgtgtttccatttgaaaaatcatcaaaatatagaaaattgaagtTGAGCTGATGGATtactcgctgaatttcaaagcccatttggaaaatttgcgtctgaagttgaaaactaggaaaagctgcataaactagctggtacttcatggggtgctgatgcaactgCTCTTCGAACGGCTTTGGTTTTTTTgcctgctgaatattgttgctcctcttgggttaatagtgctcatgtgcaaagaaagaattgatgcacagctgaatctttATATGTATGAGAATTATTTGTGGAACTAtcagatcttcacctattcaatggttaccagttctttcaaacactGTAGGTACcgccccatattcgtagacagactgcagTTAAAAAGTcactcctttcccgactcatttccaattctgtcctatattccacaaaatacgatTCCCAGACTGAAGTTGTGTAAACTCTTATGGTCCAACCCTTTCCTCAATTAGAATATGATATTGATCGAGAGCTAAAGttaactttcgaaaaattcccaagaagatgtggtcagttgaaacttcctcaagaccgaacggttgcgcctgaatagatgaaattctcagatttattccTAGAAGAGTTGtgcttttagaatatgtatcacattcccATCTACGATTACtattattgagagataaactactcgaaagttgaccttcgaaaaatcctgaaaaagatgggttcagtaaaaaattcgtcaagaccgaacggttgcgccgagatggatgaaattctcagatttattactagaatagttgctctttcagaatatgtatcatatttccatctagggttacttttattgagagataaactactcgaaagttgaccttcgaaaaatcctgaaaaagatgggttcagttttaaattcgtcaagaccgaacggttgcgccgagatagaTGAAACTCTCAGATTCATTagtaaaagagttgctctttcagaatatgtatcaaatttccatctacggttacttttattgagagataaacgactagaaagctgaccttcgaaaaatcctaaaaaagcttggttcagttaaaaattcgtcaagaccgaacggttgcact
The window above is part of the Coccinella septempunctata chromosome 8, icCocSept1.1, whole genome shotgun sequence genome. Proteins encoded here:
- the LOC123319104 gene encoding chaoptin; this translates as MMQLHHFFHIGYGLVIGTFLLMMWISYVESKDAEFSRYPPCYFNSFCRCSKSMPDLGIVHCENVHLPKIPESVNISKVFKIHLINNGLRTIEPYFLQSTGLYKIEISHNPLYIIPDEAFMGLGKSLWELDLSHDHLTVVPTRAMKYLQKLKVLDLTGNDIIKIFPENWRGLGNTLQTLILADNSITNLQADLFSGLNELDTLDLAGNNLKEIDPSVFRDGMEKLSNLYLANNQLGNIPYQAIYPLKTLKDLDLSYNKITTMNPFIEVGVQTVNYNFALNLDELRLEYNQITELPPGSFLLFNVLNKTYLDGNNLGHIGDNAFRQARIKELYIRRCSITELSPIAFDGLEDYLEILDLSGNSLEQIPIDLFDRMTQLRSLFLGDNRLKSLNAADLFNSFLFTLNRLDVTGRENPDISLQEIRRLKGLRLLSLTKVSKNSLGPDDFKEFGVDLQELDIVNGGLQTIQSHTFRYVHGLRSIDFSENGIGSIEPNAFYDIGHSLVSLKISHGLSSNMQNIPVEPFKQLTNLEELDLSNNKIRNVPDTSFHFLKKLRSLELQDNTIENLQKGTFQGDIHSNLEEISLSFNNIRTIKQHTFVELPSLEEILLDDNKIETLERRAFMNLETLKVLNLKGNKISKISYEAFQNLPELEDLDLSYNKMTEFDFTMFDQVGTLAMFHVNMSHNALKDLHFSSIEAEYGSSGVHTNVKVLDLSFNNISTISRAFFKPAELSLTHLYLCSNKILNASMEVFGNMPHLQMLDISDNMIYELEFDTFRNTRRLQILDASNNRIADVPNDLFRFLKELRIVNLSRNRLRALPDNLFREDAIEHVDLSHNILGKLPLNSFSVSAARNLYELDLSWNSISSLSHGGMLSRFQSLNWLDLSYNRLAQIDAGTFRELPRLSNLDLGNNIQLTLEPNGLTFQGLEDSLLQLNLDNVSLSQVPVLPTPHLISLSLADNYLPTVPPEMATNLSSLCELNLNNNDLTSVPIVTHSLPELRYLYMADNPITSLSNTSLLGVADSLKELDIRNLDIRELEAGAFCKLSSLRTLSISFYRNLKNFNIPKLLMNNCALEELEVNVDMATEQNLEKEMAGYFPTNLKNMTLSGAGLKKLGTNVFKGIRSPVFHLCLQNTSIKTLGSDLFQNFGEVENITIDLRENPMIKGLQNPSTGSKPMLNKRIFLLDLQISGGNWECNCELGWIEVWLRKKRQYLCSQPSHSSGSDDDHDCRFASDDLRDAQCGNRNNQSLLEILKTDIECGWSSSSCYKFSVILVSILLFVNWLAV